The following coding sequences are from one Sphingomonadaceae bacterium OTU29LAMAA1 window:
- a CDS encoding helix-turn-helix domain-containing protein, translating into MAEDANQDDQGDHLDPFADTVIGRRMRAERKRQGISLREVAERVGDGVHLTTIAKLESGRMRVTYDWARRIAAALGTPALEFFIPEESLNQAKAVPVYTGLTWHAGSLFEDAVSHYTAIYNSRDDLVGVVLGPVQPDIESEYPLVTVIIDPEDTQLRHGGAFLFFHPELGYHAAGVFKSDPDRLVPWISAFAGLLFLPAEGVIVAGRIVETQRGLVSRNS; encoded by the coding sequence TTGGCTGAAGACGCTAACCAAGACGATCAGGGCGACCATCTTGATCCTTTTGCTGACACCGTAATTGGTCGCCGCATGCGGGCGGAGCGTAAACGCCAGGGTATTTCCCTTCGAGAGGTCGCCGAGCGGGTAGGTGACGGCGTACATCTAACAACAATCGCCAAGCTTGAGAGCGGGCGCATGCGGGTAACGTACGACTGGGCTAGAAGGATAGCTGCCGCCCTAGGTACTCCGGCGCTAGAGTTTTTTATACCTGAAGAATCACTAAACCAAGCTAAAGCCGTTCCGGTCTACACCGGTCTAACTTGGCACGCTGGCAGCTTATTTGAAGATGCCGTGAGTCATTATACAGCAATATACAACAGTCGGGATGATCTAGTCGGTGTGGTACTGGGCCCGGTCCAGCCTGATATTGAGTCAGAATACCCGCTAGTCACTGTAATTATCGATCCTGAGGATACCCAACTCAGGCACGGCGGAGCATTTCTCTTCTTTCATCCAGAGTTAGGGTATCACGCAGCAGGTGTTTTCAAGTCAGATCCTGATCGCTTAGTCCCATGGATCAGCGCTTTCGCTGGGCTTCTATTTTTACCGGCAGAAGGAGTGATCGTAGCTGGTCGGATTGTCGAAACCCAGCGCGGCCTTGTTAGCCGAAACAGCTAA
- a CDS encoding AlpA family transcriptional regulator, translating to MTGEQRNRLVRLPEVKDRTGLSRTSIYRKMDAGEFPHAIKLSTNAVAWRETELERWIAAPTEWQAAA from the coding sequence ATGACCGGGGAGCAACGCAATCGGCTAGTCCGGCTGCCAGAGGTGAAGGATCGCACCGGCCTGTCGCGGACGTCGATCTACCGCAAGATGGATGCGGGCGAGTTTCCTCACGCGATCAAGCTCAGCACCAACGCTGTGGCTTGGCGCGAGACGGAGCTGGAGAGGTGGATCGCCGCACCCACAGAATGGCAGGCGGCGGCTTAG